The genome window TTTGTTTCACTACAAGATAATAGACGTGTGCTTTATCACATGCTTCTATAGCTGCATCTACTGATTTTAAAGATGTGCCTGCCGGTTTTTCGCTAAGAACATGTTTCCCTGCATGTGCTGCCATTGTCACATGGTCTGGATGAAGACCGGAAGGAGTGCAAATCGAAACGATGTCAAACTTTCCGTCGTTGAGCATTGATGCATAATCATAATATGGAACGCACCCTGTTTGAGAAGCCACAGTATCGGCCTTTTCTCGAACAAGATCGCAACAGGCAACAATTTCTGCTTTGCCTTCTTCTTTTAATTTTGCTAAAGCTTCTATATGATTTTTACTTATTCGGCCGCAGCCAAGCAGGGCAAATTTATACATAATGGATAACTCCTTTTTATAAAATATGCAAAGTTTCTAATGCTTCTGGTTTTATATTAAGAACCTGACTCAAAATATTCTTAGTATCGAAGATTAATTGAGCATTCTTTGCAATAAGCTGATAATCAACATTTTCTTTATGAGCTGTTGTGATGATTACTACATCTGCTTTTTGTATAACTTCTTTTGTAAGAGGTGTAGAAAGTACTTTTTTGCCATTCCACATTACAGAGGGGCAACAAGGGTCATAATAACTAACGATAGCTTCCTTTCTTTCAAGAAGCTGCCAAATCTTTAGGGCTGGAGATTCTCGAAGGTCGTCAATATCTCCCTTATAAGCTACACCACAAAGAAGAACAGTGCTGTTTTTTAGGGGCTTAGCCTGTTCGTTAAGAAGGTTCATAAGCCGTTCTACAACGTGTTCAGGCATAGAGTCGTTAATTTCTCCCGCGAGTTCAATAAGACGAGTATGGTAATCATAAGCCCTTGCTTTATAAGTTAGGTAGAAAGGGTCTATGGGAATACAATGCCCACCGACTCCAGGCCCAGGGTAGAAAGGAACAAAGCCAAAGGGTTTTGTGGCAGCAGCATTAATAACTTCCCAAACATTAATACCCATTTTTTCGCATACTATAGCCATTTCGTTAGCTAGAGCGCAGTTAACAATACGGAATGTATTTTCAAGAATTTTCGTCATCTCTGCTTCTTTAGGAGAAGAAACAGCAAAAACAGGAGCATTGAGTACTGCTTCGTATAAAGCCTTTGCATGTTCTGTGCATAAGGGTGTGCATCCACCAACAACTTTAGGCGTGTTTTTAGTTTTATATAAGTGGTTCCCGGGGTCAACGCGCTCTGGAGAAAAAGCTAAATAAAAGTCTTCACCTACTTTTAAACCTTTTTCTTCAAACAGAGGTAAAAGCACTTCTTCTGTTGTGCCAGGATATGTTGTTGATTCTAAAACTATAAGCATTTCTTTATGTATGTGGGCAGCAACAGACTTTGCAGAACTCACCACAAAAGAAAGATCTGGCTGTTTAAATACATCTAATGGAGTAGGTACACAAATGGCAATGACGTCACATTTGCCAATATCAACAAAATCACTGGTAGCACGCAAGTGCCCCGAAGCGACTAAATCTTTAAGCTCTTGGGGAATAATATCCCCTATGTAGTTTTCTCCCTTGTTTACTTTCTCGACCTTCTCCGATTGAATATCAAAACCAGTTACGTGAAATCCGGCTTTTGCTTTTTCAACTGCTAAAGGAAGGCCAACATAACCAAGGCCAATAACACCAACAGAAGCAGTTTTTGATTGAATTTTTTGAAGTAACGTCATATTTACACCTCTATATGCAAAAACGAAGTTTAATCTATTTATCAAAAAAGATTTGATTTTCTATAAGCTGTTCTTCTGGAACGTCTCGTAAGTATCTAGCAGGTGTTCCGGCAACGATAACCCGAGGCGGAACATTTTTTGTAACAATAGATCCAGCTGCTATTAGAGCGTCTTCCCCTATTTCTAGACCAGGTAACAAGGTTGCGTTGGCTCCTATTCGTGCCCCACGACGAAGGATAGGGCCTGCAAAATACTTTTTACGTTCTTCCGTTCGCCCAAGAAAATTATCATTTGTAAAAGTTACTTCAGGGGCAATAAAACAATAATCTTCTATAGTTGACATAGCTGTTATGTATGCTTCTGTTTCTATTTTGCATTTTCGACCAATAGAAACCTTATTTTCAACGGTAACGCCTCGTCCAATAATAGTGAACTCACCTATTTCGACATCTTCTCGAATAGAAGCCATATCACCGACAAAAACTTGATCGTGAAGAACAGCGCTTCGATAAACAATACATCCGGCTCCAATAGTAACGGCTTTTCCCAAAATAAGAGGAGGTAGTTCTCGTTCTTCACCTGTTGTAGCAGAAAGAGAGGCCTTTGCCGGTTTTTTGCCTAAAACGACGTTATCCATTATCTTACAGAAGCTTTCTATATGTACACCTGAATGAATGATGACATTATGCCCGATTTCAACGTTGTCTTCTATAACGACATTTGATTCTATGATGACGTTGTGGCCTAAAGATACATTTGTACCTATTTGTGCCTGAGGAGAGATTAATTTATATTTACTATTCTCCATATTTTACGCTCCTTCTCCGAGCAGTTTCTTGTAAAAAGCCAGAAGCTTCTCCTTTTCTTTTTCCCAATTATAGGTGTTTTGCACAGCTTTAAGCCCATTTTCCCCCATTTTTTCTGCCTCATTTGGGTGGTTTAAAATCCATTCCATTGCCTCGGCAATCTCTTGGGGACACAGAGGATTTACAAGTAATCCACATTGAGCTCCTTCTATGATCTGACGCCATAAAGGGAAGTCTGACGCTATAACAGGAATACTAGCAGACATATATTCGAATAATTTATTGGGTTGCGCTGAAATATGGTTGGGAACTGGGTGAAATAGGACGAGCCCTGCTCTTGCTTCTTCCAGTATTTGGACAACTTTTCCCCTACTTACAAAACCTTCATACTGTACCTTTTTCCATCCTTTAAGAGATTTAACTTGCTCATATAAACTTTCTGGGCTAAATTTCCCGCCAAGTATAAGTTTTACATGAGTTGATTCTATGTGTTCTATTGCTTTTATCATTTCGCTGATGCCGCGAATGGTAGTTATCCCACCTATGTAGGCAAAATAAGGATGTCGATTTGCATAATTTTTAGTCTCTATAGAAGCCAATTCTCCTAGTAGTGGGAAATTTTGAACTAATATCGTTTTGTAAGAAGGAAAACGTTTTTGTATTAATGGAGTTACGACGATTACTCCATCAAAAAATTTTGTTCCTACCCATTCAATAAATTCAGCTATAGAAGCAACAATTTTTCGACTCCATAGCGGAAGCCAACCTTTTGTTAATATTTGGCGAGGAAGGTCTTCATGCACGTCGTATACTACCTTTTTCCCCATAAGTTTAAGTATAAGCCCCATAAGGATAAGTTCAGGATCATGAAAATGATAAAGAGATGCTTTTAATTTAAGAGCTTCTTTTAGTGCATGCCATTGACCACGTGCCAGACGGAGAAAACGACTATGTTCTTTGGGTATGAAGTTTATATTCACAGAAACGTCTGATAGAGGCATAGAAGTTTCTGGGGCAATCAGAAACACTTCATAGCCTGACTGACTCAATGATTGGCATTCTTTTATAAAAATTCGAGTATCGTTTGCAGAGTGCACGGTTGTAATGTGACAGATTCTTTTTCCCATTGTTTTGGAAGACCTCATTTATTTAAATATGACATAATGTTTTCAATGATAACTTTAGCGGCTTTTCCATCTCCGTAAAGATTCTCGGGATATATAATAGACTTGTTTTCTAAGATACAAGGCAATAGTTCTTCTGCCTTATTTGCTGGCACAAGTTGATTCCAGCCTGATTCTATGATTTCTCTCCACCCTGTATCGGGCATAATTACAGCGGCTTGTTTTTCTGCAAAGTAGGCTTCTTTTTGTAGGCCGCCACTATCTGTAATTACATTTGTGCATCCTTCCAGAAGTCCCATAAGTTCTAAATAACCGACGGGTGGAATGATATTCATAAAAGTTAGATATTTAGTAAGGTTAAATTCTTCTATGCGGTTTCGGGTTCTTGGGTGCATTGGAAAAATCACAGAGAGTTTCGTTTCTTCTGTAAAACCTTTGAGCCCTTCCAGAATGGAAACGAGATTTTCTTTATTATCTACATTAAAGTCTCGATGAAGAGTTATAAGCGTATATTTGCCCTCTTGAAGATTGAAATCATGTAG of Aminobacterium sp. MB27-C1 contains these proteins:
- a CDS encoding nucleotide sugar dehydrogenase, with product MTLLQKIQSKTASVGVIGLGYVGLPLAVEKAKAGFHVTGFDIQSEKVEKVNKGENYIGDIIPQELKDLVASGHLRATSDFVDIGKCDVIAICVPTPLDVFKQPDLSFVVSSAKSVAAHIHKEMLIVLESTTYPGTTEEVLLPLFEEKGLKVGEDFYLAFSPERVDPGNHLYKTKNTPKVVGGCTPLCTEHAKALYEAVLNAPVFAVSSPKEAEMTKILENTFRIVNCALANEMAIVCEKMGINVWEVINAAATKPFGFVPFYPGPGVGGHCIPIDPFYLTYKARAYDYHTRLIELAGEINDSMPEHVVERLMNLLNEQAKPLKNSTVLLCGVAYKGDIDDLRESPALKIWQLLERKEAIVSYYDPCCPSVMWNGKKVLSTPLTKEVIQKADVVIITTAHKENVDYQLIAKNAQLIFDTKNILSQVLNIKPEALETLHIL
- a CDS encoding acyltransferase; this encodes MENSKYKLISPQAQIGTNVSLGHNVIIESNVVIEDNVEIGHNVIIHSGVHIESFCKIMDNVVLGKKPAKASLSATTGEERELPPLILGKAVTIGAGCIVYRSAVLHDQVFVGDMASIREDVEIGEFTIIGRGVTVENKVSIGRKCKIETEAYITAMSTIEDYCFIAPEVTFTNDNFLGRTEERKKYFAGPILRRGARIGANATLLPGLEIGEDALIAAGSIVTKNVPPRVIVAGTPARYLRDVPEEQLIENQIFFDK
- a CDS encoding glycosyltransferase family 4 protein, giving the protein MGKRICHITTVHSANDTRIFIKECQSLSQSGYEVFLIAPETSMPLSDVSVNINFIPKEHSRFLRLARGQWHALKEALKLKASLYHFHDPELILMGLILKLMGKKVVYDVHEDLPRQILTKGWLPLWSRKIVASIAEFIEWVGTKFFDGVIVVTPLIQKRFPSYKTILVQNFPLLGELASIETKNYANRHPYFAYIGGITTIRGISEMIKAIEHIESTHVKLILGGKFSPESLYEQVKSLKGWKKVQYEGFVSRGKVVQILEEARAGLVLFHPVPNHISAQPNKLFEYMSASIPVIASDFPLWRQIIEGAQCGLLVNPLCPQEIAEAMEWILNHPNEAEKMGENGLKAVQNTYNWEKEKEKLLAFYKKLLGEGA